A segment of the Nostoc sp. TCL26-01 genome:
TAAACAAGCCAGATAATCAGCTAAAGTGTCGTCAGGTGTTTCTGTTTTACCTTCTTTACTGATACTTGATGCTGATTCACCCATGACTACCAATGTGGGTTGTTTAATAGCTGCGATTAAATTTGTATAATCCTGTCGCCAAAATCCCGCTAAAAATGAAAATACAGCGTGGCGACTAGAGATATTTGCCGCACCTGCAACTAAAGTATCTAGCCATTCTGCATCAACAGTATCTGCTTGAGCAAACAAGCGCTGTGTAGAAAAAGAACGCAGGAATTTTGGTGTCCGTGCATAGCGATAAAAGGCATTACCAACAGGAGAATTAAAGATATTCCAAGCGATTTTTTGTTGACTTTTGGATGATGGTTTTGTGATTACTGGCCAAGTTGGTGGTCCTGAAAGTATCAACCCAGCAATTAAGTTTAATTCCAGTTGAACTAATTCAATCGCTACCGGGAACAAAGCGCCTTGGACTATAACAATCACTGGCTTTTTGACTACATTTTGTAAAAAGTAATGTAATTGTTCTGCCCAATCTTTAGGTGTATAAGCCACATGAGGTTGATCACTTGCACCACACCCCAACAGATCAGGGACATAAATCAGACGCTGATCTTCTGCTTTTAACCATTCATGACAAAAGCGTTGCCAAAATTTTCCTGATAAGCCTACACCAATGGGATGAATGAGTAGTAAAGGGATTGGTTCAGGAGTAGAGTTTTTAGGTTGATAAACTTGATAGGCACAGCGATACTTATGCCAATTATAAAACTGTGTGCGTACTGAATTTATAATATTTGTTTGCATAAATTAAAGTTGTATAGGACTCCTATTTGATTTTTGAATAAAATTAAGTATTTGTAGTGGCGTGGCAAGGCTAAAGTTTTGCATTAGAACTATCTGTTTCTTGGGGTTTAAAAATCGGATAAAGATGTTTAAGTTGGACATTACCCTGATTTTCCATCTTTTACATTGCAACATTTTAGTCTAGACACGCCAGTACCTAATTTTTAGAAATCAAATATGAGTTCTATATTTAGGATATTGCTAAATTACTGGATGATTTGATTTCCTAAATTTCTTCGGTAATATTCACTAATTCGTGACTACACTTCATCAACTCATAAAGATCATAGGCATATAAATCTTCTTGGTTAGGTTCATGACTGTGACTAGCAGCTACAATCGGATCACCATAACCATTAGTTTTACCAATTAATAACAGTTTTTTACCTGCATACTCGCCAATTAACTTAAACTTATGCTCTGGTAAAAAGTTAACATCACTAAAAGAATTACGATTTTGAATAGACATTTTTCCTCCTAATCTGTTCAGAATTGTTTTGACAAGTAAGCACGTTTAAGCTACGCAAAAACTTTAATACCTATGACACATATAGGTATATTTTTTGGCAGACTGTAAAGTCTTTGTTTCCAGTATCGCGGGTAAAACGATGAGCAAACATACCAGCCAAGGATACTGACGACAAGCATTAGTTGTAAAAATGCTGATCGTTCAATCTCCTCTCAATGCCTACGAAGTTAGCTGACGGGCTAGGACTGAGAGATGTCCTTCTCTTAATTGCTTTAAAGCCTAGAGTGAAAAAATTATCTTTTACACTTGAGCTTTGATGGGAGATACGCCCCTAACTTGGTTCCTCCGTTCCTGGTTTACCCTTATACACGCTATGGTGTCAGGATAAACGTGGGATTAGGCAGACTAACTTAAATATTCTCTGCAATGTTATCGCGTTATGGTAAAATTGGACAAGTTGGTAAACAAAAAGATATAATTTGGAACCAGATTCTTCAATACCTTCGCCAAATCGAAAAAGTCTTAATTCGTAGTACTGGGCTTCCCTGCACTCAACCCGACCTACAAAAAATGGCGCAGGTATTTCCCAATACTATACTTTATACGTAAGTTCTGTTAACGTACTAACAAATATCTAAAACCAATTAATAATAAAAATATGCCATAAAGCTTTTTCATGGTTTCACTGGTAATAAATGGTTGAGTAGCAAACATAGCTCCAAATAAGTTACCAATTAATAAACCTACAGCAATAATCACAGCATATTTAAAATTAATATTGCCACTGCGATAGTAAACTGCTGCTCCTAACAGTCCAATGGGTAAAATTTGCGCAGCGATAGAAGTACCAGTGGCAAATTTTTGATCAAGACCTATTAATAGTACCATTGCTGGAACCATGATAGCCCCACCACCAATACCAAACATTCCGCCTGCGACACCAGCTACCAAACCAATTAACAACAGTTGCCAGAGTAAATTAGACATACAAAATTGTGAGTTTTTCTTTAACTATAAACTTATTTTAGATGACAAAATTGCTTTAGATAGCAAACCATGAATTCCTTTATGGGGGCTATTGACAACTTGCGTGATGTGAAAATTGACAGCTAAACTGCACAAAACATAAGCATCTTCTGGGGACAAATTTGCAAACTTTGTTAAAAAATCAATCATGTTTTGGAGTGCCAGTTCTAAAGCCGCATCTAAAGTTGGGGCAAAACCCATTGTGATAATATCAGTTGCTGTGTCGGCAATGGGTGTGACAAAATGCAAATCTTTGCGGAGTTTTAACTGAATCCGACCATTCATAGAAGTTTCAATGGCTGTAACATTCACTTCTCCATCTCCTTGAGCTGAATGTCCATCACCAATAGAAAATAATGCACCTGGGACAAAAACAGGCAAAAATATTCTAGAGCCTGCTTGGAGTTCACGGTTATCAATGTTACCACCATAATTGCCAGGGGGAACGGATGAACGAGCATTTTCTGGGGTGGCAACTCCCAGAATACCAAAAAAAGGCTTGAGAGGAATTTTAATGCCGCTATTCACAGGAAATTCAGTCAGTTGGTTGACTAAATCGAGAGTGATAAATCGCAAAGCGGGTTGAGTAAATTGATGAGGTAAAGCTCCCCAACCTGAGCGAATAGCATTAAATCCTATGGGTAAACTAGGAGCGATCGCTTCTAATCTTACCTCTACAACATCCCCTGGTTCTGCGTCCCTTACATAAATTGGCCCGGTTAGTAAATGTGGCCCAGCCGCAATTTTTCTTTCTGGAGGTAGATTTTGGCAGATATCCAGAAATTCTGGGGTGAGAAACTCTCTTGGTGCTTTGTCGTAAATGTAGTAACCAGTGTATGTTTCTACATCAATTGTGTCACCTGAATCTACAGTCAGTGATGGTTCTAGGAGATGAGAAAAACCTCCTAAATGTACAGTTGACTTGGTAGCTTTTAAAATATGGTGAGTCATCGCCGCTATGTTTAATTGTTCGGTGTGATTGCTTTGTCTAAACTCACCCTACACATACTGTTACACTTATCAATCATGATAGTGATAAATTTAACAGAATTAGCAGACTTCAACCCCCTAGTTTTGCTGAAAATCTAGATAAATATGGTAATTTCAGAACATATATGAAAAAGATAATCCGAAATATATCGGTTTGCGTTTGTAGCTTGGCGTATTTACTTTGTCTTAATTAAGTTGTATTTATGAACCTGGAGACATCTAGTCAAGTCTTAACATGGGGTACGAGAGTTTTTGGTGTGGGGGTGCTAACTACCTTTGTTACAGCAACTATGCTCAATCAACCAAGCTACGGGGGAAGTCCTACCTTTGTTTGCGATAAGAGCCAATATCAGGGAGCATCTGTACCCACAACCTTTGTTTTCACCCAAGATAACCGGAAAATACCGCTAGTTTATTGGGTTTCTAGTTATTTTTCGGGTTTATCACCGGAGAAACGATGTCAGCAGGTATCTTACAGATTTCAGAGAAATTATGATAACGGGACTCTGAGATTTATCAAAACAGGTATTCTCAACAGACTACCTGTTGTGTGCGCCACTGCGGAAAAAAACGCTACTTGCACAAATAAGAATTTATTATTCACCCTCAAACGTGGTAGCAATCCCGACGCTACTGCACGCCAATTATTTGATCGCCAAGCTCTGGCTTCTGGAATCGCCACTAATCAAAGTAGTGGTAATACAGATAACGATCCTGTAAATATAGATTTTGAGGCTTTTCTATATTTTGCGCCATCTCAAAATAAGTAAGTGGGTGCATCATCACAAAAGCGATCGCTTTTATCGGGGAAGTGCGTTAGAGATAGATTACCGGAGGCGATGACCTCCGGTCGGGCGTAGCCCATCGCTTTTCAATATTTTGCTTGATATTCAGTTATATTTATGCTGATTCTTCATGACTATTCAACCAAGCTACTAAATCACCTGCATTCGTAAAATCTAACAAAGCATCAGCTAAATCTTCCACCTGAGTCGGCGATAATTTCCCAATCCTTTCTCCTAACTCAGGACTAACCGCACCAAGTTTCCTGTTAAGCAGTCGCATAACTATTTGTAGTCTTCCTTCTTCTCTTCCTTCTTCTCTTCCTTCTTCTCTTCCTTCGACTCTTCCTTCTTCTCTTCCTTCTTCTCTTCCTTGTAATTGCCAGCTTGTCACAATTTCCATAACTACCTCTTGTTTAACAGGTTCAAATTTAGCAATCTCTGTTTGAAAAATCTCTGTTTCTGCTGCATTTAGTCTCAGATAGGTATCAACAAACCCAGAAATCAGTTTCATTTTTGCTGGATTGAGCCGTAAAGTCGCCAATAATCGTAAACATTCAGCCTTGACTTTGGGACGGTCTGATGGTGCTATCCTCATTTTAGACATGAGCGCACTAGCAACAGGATTTTCTTGCTCTAAAAAGTCACGCCAGTTCAATTGATTGAGTTGCACCACCCCATAGTTAAATTCCAGCACCGTTTTGTCAGGAAATGTGACACGATAAGTATCTGTTTGGGGCTTGTGAGGAGTGTCATAGGAAAAGATGACTATGGGATAGACAGGTAATCCATGTTTTTCAAATAGTCGAGCAAAATAAGTAAACATCCTCCGTCCAAATTCAGTTTGTGGATATGACTGATTTTCGATATGTACGAGAAAGAATGTTTCTTGTCCTCTAAATCGGAGTTTGGCTACTAAATCAGCTTCGTATTGTTCACCTGCCGTAATATCTGTGAATACTTCTTTATCTAAGAATGTTAGTGAGTCTGATTCTATATATACAGTTACTTGGGGGAAAAATAATTCTAAAAATTCGAGAAAAAATGTGGAAATTAGTTCTTTAAATAAGCGATCGTGGTCAATCATTTCAATATCGTTTGATCCATTACTTGATTGTTAATTATTATACTGGATTGTTCTAAATTGATATACGTTAGTGCTAACTTGCTATAAGTATTGCTAAGTCCTATTTATTAACAGACGATCGCCTACGGCGAGCGGTTACGCGATCGCATTTTTAAACCATATCTGATATTAATTATGAAATTTTATGATCAACTAACATCGGCAATCATTGGAGTCACTATAGCCCTGGTGCAAACTCAAGTGGCTATGGCTCTAGCACCAACAGAAGTTAATAACATTGCTAAACAAATTACGGTGCTGATTCAAAGTAAAAAACCTAGATACGGTTCTGGGGTAATTATCAAAAAAGACGGCAATACTTACACTGTTCTCACGGCGGCTCATGTAGTGGAAGTCAAAGATAATTATCAGATTACTACCCTTGATGGTAAAAGTTATGCAGTCAATTA
Coding sequences within it:
- a CDS encoding DUF4351 domain-containing protein; this encodes MIDHDRLFKELISTFFLEFLELFFPQVTVYIESDSLTFLDKEVFTDITAGEQYEADLVAKLRFRGQETFFLVHIENQSYPQTEFGRRMFTYFARLFEKHGLPVYPIVIFSYDTPHKPQTDTYRVTFPDKTVLEFNYGVVQLNQLNWRDFLEQENPVASALMSKMRIAPSDRPKVKAECLRLLATLRLNPAKMKLISGFVDTYLRLNAAETEIFQTEIAKFEPVKQEVVMEIVTSWQLQGREEGREEGRVEGREEGREEGREEGRLQIVMRLLNRKLGAVSPELGERIGKLSPTQVEDLADALLDFTNAGDLVAWLNSHEESA
- a CDS encoding alpha/beta fold hydrolase, which produces MQTNIINSVRTQFYNWHKYRCAYQVYQPKNSTPEPIPLLLIHPIGVGLSGKFWQRFCHEWLKAEDQRLIYVPDLLGCGASDQPHVAYTPKDWAEQLHYFLQNVVKKPVIVIVQGALFPVAIELVQLELNLIAGLILSGPPTWPVITKPSSKSQQKIAWNIFNSPVGNAFYRYARTPKFLRSFSTQRLFAQADTVDAEWLDTLVAGAANISSRHAVFSFLAGFWRQDYTNLIAAIKQPTLVVMGESASSISKEGKTETPDDTLADYLACLPQGHGVKIPGRNVLPYESTGEFVRAIAPFVAKF
- a CDS encoding acetamidase/formamidase family protein, which translates into the protein MTHHILKATKSTVHLGGFSHLLEPSLTVDSGDTIDVETYTGYYIYDKAPREFLTPEFLDICQNLPPERKIAAGPHLLTGPIYVRDAEPGDVVEVRLEAIAPSLPIGFNAIRSGWGALPHQFTQPALRFITLDLVNQLTEFPVNSGIKIPLKPFFGILGVATPENARSSVPPGNYGGNIDNRELQAGSRIFLPVFVPGALFSIGDGHSAQGDGEVNVTAIETSMNGRIQLKLRKDLHFVTPIADTATDIITMGFAPTLDAALELALQNMIDFLTKFANLSPEDAYVLCSLAVNFHITQVVNSPHKGIHGLLSKAILSSKISL
- a CDS encoding COP23 domain-containing protein; this encodes MNLETSSQVLTWGTRVFGVGVLTTFVTATMLNQPSYGGSPTFVCDKSQYQGASVPTTFVFTQDNRKIPLVYWVSSYFSGLSPEKRCQQVSYRFQRNYDNGTLRFIKTGILNRLPVVCATAEKNATCTNKNLLFTLKRGSNPDATARQLFDRQALASGIATNQSSGNTDNDPVNIDFEAFLYFAPSQNK
- a CDS encoding sulfite exporter TauE/SafE family protein; amino-acid sequence: MSNLLWQLLLIGLVAGVAGGMFGIGGGAIMVPAMVLLIGLDQKFATGTSIAAQILPIGLLGAAVYYRSGNINFKYAVIIAVGLLIGNLFGAMFATQPFITSETMKKLYGIFLLLIGFRYLLVR